A DNA window from Ctenopharyngodon idella isolate HZGC_01 chromosome 10, HZGC01, whole genome shotgun sequence contains the following coding sequences:
- the dram2b gene encoding DNA damage-regulated autophagy modulator protein 2b, with protein MWWFQEGLCILPVALVIWTAATFIFAYITAVILRHVDPLVPYISDTGTVAPERCVFGLMLNVSAFLGVATMYVRYKQLQALVDTDDTRLNRLNLLGFVLGCGSSLGMCVVANFQKTTLFSMHLVGAILTFGVGALYIFVQALLSYLMQPHVHSKAMFWTRLSVGIWTLASIISMFVSSVIMYSTLSGVEVNKKLHWTPGEPGFTPHIISTISEWSLALSFISFFLTYIRDFKKINLRAQAQIQSNHLYESHHHRPVPPRAPTETSPLLAGSI; from the exons ATGTGGTGGTTTCAGGAGGGCTTGTGCATCCTGCCCGTGGCACTGGTCATCTGGACCGCCGCCACCTTCATCTTCGCTTACATCACGGCCGTCATACTGAGACATGTGGACCCGCTGGTGCCCTACATcag TGACACTGGGACCGTTGCGCCGGAGAGATGTGTGTTCGGACTCATGCTCAATGTGTCGGCATTCTTAG GTGTCGCTACGATGTACGTGCGCTATAAGCAGCTTCAGGCCCTCGTGGACACTGACGACACTCGTCTGAACCGCCTCAATCTGCTGGGGTTCGTTCTGGGCTGCGGCAGCTCGCTCGGCATGTGCGTCGTAGCAAACTTCCAG AAAACCACTCTGTTCTCGATGCACCTGGTGGGCGCCATTCTGACGTTCGGCGTCGGCGCGCTCTACATCTTCGTCCAGGCGCTGCTGTCGTACCTCATGCAGCCGCACGTCCACAGCAAAGCCATGTTCTGGACGCGACTGAGCGTCGGCATCTGGACGCTGGCGAGCATCATTAGCA TGTTTGTGTCGTCGGTGATCATGTACAGCACTCTTTCTGGAGTCGAAGTCAACAAGAAGCTCCACTGGACACCCGGAGAACCC GGTTTCACGCCGCACATCATCAGCACCATTTCCGAGTGGTCTCTCGCGCTTTCCTTCATCAGCTTCTTCCTCACCTACATACGAGACTTCAAG AAGATCAATCTGCGTGCCCAGGCGCAAATTCAGAGCAACCACCTGTACGAGTCGCATCATCACCGGCCCGTTCCTCCACGTGCGCCGACAGAGACGTCGCCGCTGCTCGCCGGGAGCATCTAA